The Spea bombifrons isolate aSpeBom1 chromosome 4, aSpeBom1.2.pri, whole genome shotgun sequence genome segment tgacatcatagtgcaaGTCACACGTACCCTGTTACATAgacaataataacataatacagTAGTAAGTTACAGGTTCCAagtataatatgaaataattggAAATCTTATTCTGATGTCGATGAATTGCACAGGTAGGTTAGTATGATATTTGTGGTGATCACACAACGGCCATCATAGTTTATGAGCGAATGTAGAGTTACACCAAAAACTGTATTGCACTAGGAATGGACTTTTagcttaatttattattttgtgttcccGCACTGTTGTATTAAAGCTAACATTTAAAACTATGCTAACCTGGTGTAACTATATTCCTTTGTATATCATTTGTGACACTAGATGTAgatgtttcaaaataaatatttaaaaaaaaggattggaTAGTGTCAATTGTTACACCTATGTCaattctatgtatgtatgtatatatatacatatatatatatatatatatatatatatatataaagaaattggTGCATTCTTCCCTACCAGCTGGGTTCAAGAATAAAACCTGGCATGACCCTGCTGTGCCTCTTGCACAGGATAGGCAGACTTTGGGGGTCCCGTAGTAGGAGCAGTCAGGTTACAGGTACTGTGGTGGACATCCTTGGTTCAGAACTTGGTGGCACCGCCGATGCATGTTATGGGGCCTTTTCCTCAACCTTTTGTAGCACCTGTGAGAGAGGGTATATATTTGCTCCTCTGGCCTTATGACTGGGATGGCCATGGAGTCCAGAGTATAGTTGGAACCCAATGGTTGGGCCCAACGTGGCACTCAAAGGGGGCCCACAGTACACATTGCCTGGGATGGTGAGAGGACCAAGTACTATCTAGGACCCTTGAtgctctgtttatttttatctctcTACGTCTTAGCCTATGGCTGGTggttaaaaatgtatgagaCCAGATGTGGGCTGAGGCCTGGTATGGCACGTGCGGCTATGGTTTTCATATGGCTTTGGTTTTTTGACAGTGATTGCACAcccttccccccaaaaatggacTACAACGTTTGGCAGACAGCATACTTAGTGAACCATATCATACCCTGACCAATATTATCACCAAAAAACAGTTCCAAGTCCCAAGAGCTGGGCTGGTAATGTATAAGTCTCctcatccactacattatacagggtgagCTCCACCCTATTTGATGGAGAAACCTGTCAGTGGTAGCCCTTTATAATGGgtcctattcactaaaaagagaATTTGCAGGAAAATTGTCTCatacttcactattcattatgaagggaaGGATTTTCCAGGAAGAATGGCTGagcagccctgtataatgcataatttatttcAAACGGACAAAATCTAAATCTACAGAGTCAGGGGcgaagatgtaatgtaaggaataaCCTCCCATCAgctgtggtagaggctaatacagtgagggaattgaaacatgcatggggtaaaCATAAAGctaccaaggactgattaagttcTTTACAACAGGAATAGGAGCCCAATGGTCTTATCTACTATTAAATTCTCTTGTTTCTGTGTTTAGTGGACAAGCCCCATAACATGTAGCGAGTGTAGGCGTTGAAACTCTCTCTTTGGCAACTAAGGGTTAAACGCGATCGCATGACGGTGCGGCTGGGTGTGTGAAGGTCATACGTCACGGTCACCGCCCCTTTTCTAACGTCATTTTGGACAATGAGAACATAAAGTCCTTTCAAGAGTAAGTTGACACTCATTGTGATGAGTGGTCGGGAGGGCCGTACGCGTCATCATTACGCAAGGACTTTTCATTGAAGAGAAAATCCACAAGGGAATGTCCGCATCGTGCTTCCGAGTGTCCCCCGTTAATATtcgttaataattaataataaataactgcgGCTTCTGGAAGCGTAAAGCACGTGATcgaattaaaatgattttctttctgCGAATTGAATAAAGACGTCATTTATTCGTTACGGAAATATGTGGGCGGCGCCTCGTGACCCCAAATGAGGAAATGGGCTGTACACGCTGAGGTTCCGCTCCCACAGCGATCGCTGATATGAGGAGATCTCACAGCAAGAACTCTTTGCACACAGCTGTTCGCGctgagcgtgtagcagaaggcGGGCTCTCGCGGGGTATATGGAGCCATCCCATTGACGCCTCTCATCCTCACAGTATGTCTGATCGCTTTCGGGAGGAGACCTCCGAGCTCCTGGAGGACTACATTCACCATTACCTCGGCAACGGATGCCAGGCGGCCCCTAGTCCCGCTGCCCAAACCCTACGGAGGGTGGCCGCGGAAATGCTGGACATCAACCGCCCTTTCTATGAATCCTGCGACAAGATCCCCGGGAACCCCAGAGCCGTGTTGCAAACTGTAGCGGCCCAGATGCCGGAGGAAGGAGGACTGAACTGGGGCCGGATTGTGTCTCTCATCGTATTTACTGCAATATTGGCCAAGAGGGCGAGGGTCCAGAATACGGCGACCCCAAAGGAGCTGGCCGAGGTCCTGACTCAGTTCCTGGCGGGGGAGCACAGAGACTGGCTTCAGACCAATGGGGGATGGGtaattatctattttatatgtgtatatttatatattaacagGCACAGGTAGAATGGGGCTTGTTTACTAAATAGGGGGTTTGCATGTTGAGCCTTTCAACTCCCAGCTATCAATATGCATTATCAAGGGTAACCACCATGATGGCCAGACTTCTCCCAGTCCatctatgcattatatagggtcAGCTCCgaccttcttgcaggagaaccCACTGGGGTTGGACGTGGTTATCTCTCCTTCTTTGGAGAATAGACATCACTCTCTGGTCTCTCATAATAAATGCCACTCGGCTCCATGCCAGGGATGCCATTCATTATTAATGGGTAGGGCAGAGTACATTTTCCAGCTGTTTTTATGATAGAGATCTGGGTTAATTTGTCCATAGCTGTGACTCACATGCAAGCAAATAAATGTGGAAATTACTCATCATGTCTGCTTGGTAACCGTATTTGGTTGTAAACAGCTGGAAGgatccagcagcagcagccttGCCACCAGAGCAGGATTCATGTGTAGAGTAGTGGTAATTGGATAATATATGGTAATAGATGCTAATATGTGGCTTTACCCAAGGCTTATTGTAACCTGAATAAGCACACAAATAACAGAtccttactttactgagaggatggtagatacgtggaacatcTTCCCAGCACAAGTGGTAGATGCTACCACTTGGAGATAC includes the following:
- the BCL2L10 gene encoding bcl-2-like protein 10; amino-acid sequence: MRRSHSKNSLHTAVRAERVAEGGLSRGIWSHPIDASHPHSMSDRFREETSELLEDYIHHYLGNGCQAAPSPAAQTLRRVAAEMLDINRPFYESCDKIPGNPRAVLQTVAAQMPEEGGLNWGRIVSLIVFTAILAKRARVQNTATPKELAEVLTQFLAGEHRDWLQTNGGWAGFHKYFNNKEGHQSQENSSVSGALVAAAGFGLAGLALLLAVR